A section of the Pseudomonas flavescens genome encodes:
- a CDS encoding IS3 family transposase, which yields MYGHRRIKAELSPMGYACGRHQVARLMREVGLQV from the coding sequence ATCTATGGCCATCGCCGCATAAAGGCTGAACTGTCGCCTATGGGGTACGCGTGTGGTCGGCACCAAGTTGCTCGACTGATGCGCGAAGTCGGCCTGCAAGTCTGA
- a CDS encoding GntR family transcriptional regulator, with the protein MTLDVVKIQRAGDTEPTVSSVVETLEEEIVLGVLYPRERLVEDELLSRFQLKRHVVRQVLVELERMGLVERKRNIGALVKAYSTEEVKNLYAVRELLETQGARMIRFPVSEARLNALIAVQEQHDAAVTTGDMRRIFRLNVVFHREFFSLSDNPVLVAAIQDHAQRAHSIRASTMVLPERVEQARQEHWRLIDALRAGDTQRLVDLCSLHLSPSRDAYIEVQNRRSSTKSSKPADSERPLAQ; encoded by the coding sequence GTGACCCTGGATGTAGTGAAGATACAAAGAGCAGGAGACACTGAACCCACCGTGAGCAGTGTCGTCGAGACTCTTGAAGAGGAGATCGTGCTGGGCGTTCTTTACCCCCGGGAGCGTCTCGTTGAAGACGAATTGCTCAGTCGCTTTCAGCTGAAGCGCCATGTCGTTCGTCAGGTGCTGGTCGAGTTGGAGCGAATGGGGCTGGTTGAGCGCAAAAGAAATATCGGCGCCTTGGTCAAGGCCTACAGCACGGAAGAAGTGAAGAATCTTTATGCCGTCCGTGAGCTACTGGAAACTCAAGGAGCCCGGATGATTCGCTTCCCCGTGAGCGAAGCCAGGCTAAATGCCTTGATTGCGGTTCAAGAGCAGCACGATGCAGCGGTAACTACCGGCGATATGCGCCGGATCTTTAGACTCAATGTAGTGTTTCATCGGGAGTTCTTTAGCCTTTCCGATAATCCAGTTTTGGTGGCGGCCATTCAGGATCACGCACAGCGAGCTCACTCTATTCGGGCTTCCACTATGGTTCTGCCAGAACGAGTAGAGCAAGCTCGCCAGGAACACTGGCGACTTATCGATGCATTGCGGGCAGGCGATACGCAGCGCCTTGTTGATCTTTGTAGCCTCCACCTGAGCCCATCAAGGGATGCATACATTGAGGTTCAAAACCGTCGCAGCTCAACAAAGTCGAGCAAACCTGCTGATTCTGAGCGACCACTGGCCCAGTAG